In one Gossypium hirsutum isolate 1008001.06 chromosome D09, Gossypium_hirsutum_v2.1, whole genome shotgun sequence genomic region, the following are encoded:
- the LOC107892054 gene encoding protein DETOXIFICATION 49 translates to MCQFTSSHCSCKCNSNVLYLWEGSNTYEPLILRSPAPKQEENCSLTIPLLVKEAISIAKIALPMILTGLMLYSRSLISMLFLGRLGELALAGGSLAIGFANITGYSVLSGLAVGMESICGQAFGARKYTLLGTTLQRTVLLLLISSLPISLLWMNMRRILILCGQDETIAKEAQLYLIYSVPDLLAQSLLHPLRIYLRTQSITLPLTCCAMLSILLHLPINYFLVSHLRLGTRGIALSGVWTNFNLVGSLIIYILYFGVHKKTWGGFSMQCFKEWKSLLNLAIPSCISVCLEWWWYEIMILLCGLLLNPRAAVASMGILIQTTALIYIFPSCLSFSVSTRVANELGANQPKKAKLAAVVGLYCGFMLGFSALFFAVMVGNFWATMFTDDKEIITLTSVALPIIGLCELGNCPQTTGCGVLRGTARPKQGANINLCCFYLVGMPVAVWLAFFAGFDFKGLWLGMLAAQGSCMVTMMLVLIRTDWDFEAERAKELTGAEVVVVDDSKDVEQEKPRNGKAENKEGSFSLLGDLDHHSLV, encoded by the coding sequence ATGTGCCAGTTTACGTCCTCCCATTGCTCCTGCAAATGTAATTCAAACGTTCTTTACCTTTGGGAAGGGTCCAACACTTACGAACCGTTGATCCTCAGAAGCCCAGCACCAAAACAAGAAGAAAACTGCAGCTTAACCATCCCTCTTCTTGTCAAGGAAGCCATTTCCATTGCAAAGATAGCTCTTCCTATGATATTAACAGGGCTCATGTTATACTCCCGTTCATTGATTTCCATGCTGTTTCTTGGCCGCCTCGGTGAGCTTGCTTTGGCAGGAGGTTCACTTGCCATTGGGTTTGCTAATATCACCGGTTACTCTGTTCTTTCTGGTCTTGCCGTAGGAATGGAATCCATTTGTGGACAAGCCTTTGGTGCCAGAAAGTATACCCTTCTCGGAACCACGTTGCAAAGAACGGTGCTTCTGCTTTTAATTTCTTCTTTGCCCATTTCTCTTCTATGGATGAACATGAGGAGAATACTCATACTTTGTGGACAAGATGAAACTATAGCCAAAGAAGCACAATTATATCTTATTTACTCGGTTCCTGACCTCTTGGCTCAGTCTCTTTTGCACCCGCTAAGAATCTATCTTAGAACCCAATCCATAACTTTACCTTTGACATGTTGCGCTATGCTATCCATTCTTCTACACCTaccaattaattattttcttgtaTCTCACCTTAGATTAGGAACCCGGGGAATTGCTCTTAGCGGGGTATGGACTAACTTCAATCTTGTAGGCTCATTGATTATCTATATTCTCTACTTTGGAGTCCATAAAAAGACGTGGGGAGGATTTTCAATGCAGTGCTTTAAAGAATGGAAATCTCTGTTGAATTTGGCCATTCCAAGTTGCATTTCAGTCTGCCTTGAATGGTGGTGGTACGAGATCATGATTCTTCTATGCGGGTTGCTGTTAAACCCCAGAGCTGCTGTGGCTTCAATGGGTATTTTGATTCAAACAACAGCGTTAATCTACATATTTCCGTCTTGTCTAAGTTTCAGTGTATCAACCAGAGTAGCAAATGAGCTCGGAGCAAACCAGCCCAAGAAGGCGAAGCTCGCCGCCGTTGTTGGCCTTTACTGTGGCTTCATGCTGGGCTTTTCAGCACTTTTTTTCGCTGTAATGGTTGGGAACTTTTGGGCTACCATGTTTACGGATGATAAAGAGATCATAACATTAACTTCTGTTGCTTTGCCTATAATCGGATTATGTGAACTTGGGAACTGCCCACAAACTACTGGGTGTGGAGTGCTGAGGGGTACCGCCAGGCCGAAACAGGGAGCGAACATTAACCTCTGTTGCTTTTACCTTGTCGGTATGCCAGTGGCTGTATGGTTAGCGTTTTTCGCAGGATTCGATTTTAAGGGATTGTGGCTTGGAATGTTGGCAGCCCAAGGCTCATGTATGGTGACCATGATGCTGGTTTTGATTAGAACAGACTGGGACTTTGAGGCTGAAAGAGCCAAGGAGCTGACCGGAGCCGAAGTGGTGGTTGTTGATGACAGCAAAGATGTTGAGCAAGAGAAGCCACGCAATGGCAAAGCAGAAAACAAGGAGGGTTCGTTTTCTTTATTAGGCGATTTAGATCATCATAGCCTCgtttaa